Proteins found in one Cobetia sp. L2A1 genomic segment:
- a CDS encoding crotonase/enoyl-CoA hydratase family protein, with protein MSEAPSSSDSRRVTVEICEHVADVRFNRPDKHNGLDWQMIEAILGVQAELKARVEEGSLRAIVLSGEGASFCAGLDMAAIMGDAVRVPQLLVAGANGCTPGRNTVQQLSLGWRDGGVPVIAALHGNVFGGGLQIALGADIRLCAPEARLAILEVDWGIIPDMGISVTARGVRRDWLHELSWSGRKVEAREALEAGLVTRVISSPREEALALARQIASRSPNAIRAITRLYAEALDAPEADALALEATLQSGLLGKAEHMECVAAKLGGRAPRF; from the coding sequence ATGAGTGAAGCCCCCAGCAGTTCCGATTCGCGTCGCGTGACCGTCGAGATCTGCGAACATGTCGCCGATGTGCGTTTCAATCGTCCCGACAAGCATAACGGTCTGGATTGGCAGATGATCGAGGCCATATTGGGCGTGCAGGCCGAGCTGAAAGCACGCGTCGAGGAGGGCAGTCTGCGTGCCATCGTGCTGTCGGGAGAAGGTGCCAGCTTTTGTGCCGGGCTCGACATGGCGGCCATCATGGGTGATGCCGTGCGCGTGCCGCAATTGCTGGTCGCGGGCGCCAATGGCTGCACGCCGGGGCGCAATACGGTGCAGCAACTATCGCTGGGCTGGCGGGATGGCGGAGTACCGGTGATCGCGGCACTGCATGGCAATGTCTTTGGTGGCGGTCTGCAGATCGCGCTCGGAGCAGATATCCGGCTGTGTGCCCCTGAAGCACGCCTCGCCATTCTCGAAGTTGATTGGGGCATCATTCCTGATATGGGTATCAGCGTCACAGCACGTGGTGTCCGTCGCGACTGGCTACATGAATTGAGCTGGAGTGGGCGCAAGGTCGAGGCGAGAGAGGCACTTGAGGCAGGGCTAGTGACGCGTGTTATTTCCAGTCCGCGCGAGGAAGCACTGGCACTCGCACGTCAGATCGCTAGCCGCTCACCGAACGCCATTCGTGCGATTACCCGACTTTATGCCGAGGCACTTGATGCCCCTGAGGCTGATGCACTAGCGCTAGAGGCCACGCTGCAGTCCGGTTTGCTCGGCAAGGCTGAGCATATGGAGTGTGTGGCGGCCAAACTGGGAGGACGTGCACCGCGCTTTTGA
- a CDS encoding FMN-binding glutamate synthase family protein: protein MKLKWSLLSRYSVFGLCIIGLLAGLPLALMTAWMWPFTLLMAVLVAVGINDLQQTDYAVRRNYPVIGNLRYLFKALRPEMRQYLFESDTDQLPFSHKQRELVYARGRQRNSSQPFGTLLDVYSTSYEFIGHSMQTTEVPDSTGFRLTIGNDQCAQPYNASLFNISAMSFGSLSGNAIRALNKGAMLGNFAHDTGEGSISPYHREFGGDLIWELGSGYFGCRNDEGGFDADKFARQATSEQVKMIEIKLSQGAKPGHGGVLPASKISAEIAETRGIPMGKDCISPASHSEFSTPLELLAFIKQLRTLSGGKPVGFKMCLGQPWQFMAIVKAMRETGVVPDFIVVDGSEGGTGAAPTEFTDHLGTPLREGLLFVHNTLVGAGLRDEVRIGASGKIISAFDIACVLALGADWVNAARGYMFALGCIQSLSCHTNKCPTGIATQDDLRQKSLVVEDKADQVRHFHHNTLHALAEIIAASGLSTPWQITPDHLVHRVSDNEIKLFSHLHPFLTTGALLEEADDYPFYRRIWNMAQAHSFQPRSLTEVSGAKCD from the coding sequence ATGAAATTGAAATGGTCGCTGTTATCACGTTATAGCGTATTTGGCCTGTGCATCATCGGCTTGTTGGCAGGCTTGCCGTTGGCACTGATGACGGCTTGGATGTGGCCCTTCACGCTGCTGATGGCCGTGTTGGTCGCGGTCGGCATCAATGATCTTCAGCAGACGGATTACGCGGTGCGCCGCAACTATCCGGTGATCGGTAATCTGCGCTACCTGTTCAAGGCATTGCGCCCTGAAATGCGCCAGTATCTGTTCGAGTCGGATACCGACCAGCTGCCGTTCTCCCATAAGCAGCGTGAGCTGGTCTATGCGCGTGGTCGTCAACGCAATTCGTCGCAGCCTTTCGGCACGTTGCTGGATGTCTACTCCACCAGTTATGAGTTCATTGGCCACTCGATGCAAACTACGGAGGTGCCGGATTCGACGGGCTTCCGCCTGACGATCGGTAACGACCAGTGCGCCCAGCCTTACAATGCGTCGTTGTTCAATATCTCGGCAATGAGCTTCGGCTCGTTGAGTGGCAATGCCATCCGTGCCCTCAACAAGGGTGCGATGCTGGGCAACTTTGCTCATGATACCGGCGAGGGCAGCATCAGCCCTTATCACCGTGAGTTCGGCGGTGATCTGATCTGGGAGCTGGGCAGTGGCTATTTCGGGTGTCGCAATGATGAAGGCGGCTTTGATGCCGACAAGTTCGCTCGCCAGGCGACCAGCGAACAGGTGAAGATGATCGAGATCAAGCTAAGCCAGGGTGCCAAACCCGGCCATGGCGGTGTCCTGCCGGCCAGCAAGATCAGCGCCGAGATTGCCGAGACGCGTGGCATCCCGATGGGCAAGGATTGCATCTCACCGGCCAGCCACAGTGAGTTTTCGACGCCCCTCGAGCTACTGGCGTTCATCAAGCAGCTGCGTACGCTATCCGGCGGCAAGCCGGTTGGCTTCAAGATGTGTCTGGGGCAGCCGTGGCAGTTCATGGCCATCGTCAAAGCGATGCGTGAGACAGGTGTCGTGCCCGACTTCATCGTGGTGGATGGCAGTGAGGGCGGTACCGGTGCTGCACCGACCGAATTCACGGATCACCTTGGCACACCGCTGCGCGAGGGGCTGCTATTCGTCCACAATACGCTGGTGGGAGCTGGCCTGCGTGATGAGGTGCGCATCGGGGCCAGTGGCAAGATCATCAGTGCCTTTGATATCGCGTGTGTATTGGCGTTGGGGGCGGATTGGGTCAATGCTGCGCGGGGTTACATGTTTGCGCTGGGCTGCATCCAGTCATTGAGTTGCCACACCAATAAATGTCCAACCGGGATCGCCACCCAGGATGATCTGCGACAGAAATCACTGGTGGTCGAGGACAAGGCGGATCAGGTGCGTCATTTCCATCACAACACCTTGCATGCGCTGGCGGAAATCATCGCTGCCTCGGGTCTCTCGACACCATGGCAAATCACGCCAGACCACCTCGTACACCGTGTCTCTGACAATGAGATCAAGTTGTTCTCGCATCTGCATCCCTTCCTCACGACCGGCGCCCTGCTGGAAGAGGCGGATGACTATCCCTTCTATCGCCGTATCTGGAATATGGCACAGGCGCATAGCTTCCAGCCGCGCTCATTGACGGAGGTGTCCGGCGCCAAGTGTGATTAG
- the purL gene encoding phosphoribosylformylglycinamidine synthase — MLELRGAPALSAFRHSRLLATLRELVPEVESLHAEYLHLAEVDGELSSTDRITLERLLDYGPSRDESSAEGHLFLVIPRLGTLSPWSSKATDIAANCGLPQVRRLERGIAYRIKLASPLSEELFALLASQLHDRMTETVLTRTQDAARLFQHQPPGKLAHVDILGGGRDALSKANGVLGLALAEDEIDYLVEAFKNLGRNPADIELMMFAQANSEHCRHKIFNADWTIDGEAQTHSLFKMIKNTYQHHPDGVLSAYSDNAAVMSGLTAGRYFPVGEEHVYTYHQEPINILMKVETHNHPTAIAPYPGAATGAGGEIRDEGATGVGSKPKAGLTGFSVSNLRIPGFEQPWEQDYGKPERIKTAYDIMLEGPIGGAAFNNEFGRPNLNGYFRTYEQDAFGAGGIERRGYHKPIMLAGGYGNIRSQHVEKGDIPVGAKLIVMGGPAMLIGLGGGAASSMASGSSSEDLDFASVQRDNAEMERRVQEVIDRCWALDDNNPICFIHDVGAGGLSNALPELVKDGGRGGLFDLRAVPSAESSMSPLEIWCNESQERYVLAVAPENLATFEALCERERCLYAVVGEALEEHELIVEDGHFNTRPVDLPMDVLFGKAPKMSRSFERQSLELPALGLDNLDLREAMTRVLQLPTVASKKFLITIGDRSITGMVARDQMVGPWQVPVADCAVTTSSLDSHVGEAMAMGERTPVALISPAASARLAVAEVITNLAAAPIAKLSDVKLSANWMSAADHVGENQALFDAVHAVGMELCPALDLTIPVGKDSMSMRTAWQDENGEDKSITSPLSLVMTGFAPVTDAMRTLTPQLRRTLNGEALETDLILIDLGHGAHRLGGSALAQVYGQVGNEAPDLARPEDLRTFFDAIQRFNAEGKLLAYHDRSDGGLLTTLMEMSFAGRVGLDINLDWTAAAPGQATGALFAEELGAVVQVRREHTEDILAELKAAGLAHSGVIATPRGDEQINITLLGQCLLSTTRASAERLWAETSYHMQSARDNADCAKSEFESINDVRDPGLSAQVTFDINDDITAPYLNIGARPRMAILREQGVNGQLEMAAAFDRAGFESIDVHMSDILAGRVDLETMRGLVACGGFSYGDVLGAGGGWAKSVLFNARAREQFERFFTRDDSFALGVCNGCQMLSQLKELIPGAEAWPRFVRNESEQFEARVAMVEVEKSASLFLDGMEGSRLPVAIAHGEGRAEFRDSAHLRKMQGSGQVALRYVDNYGQTTARYPANPNGSPSGITGLTTNDGRVTIMMPHPERVARAVTNSWRPDDWTQDGAWLRMFRNARRWVD, encoded by the coding sequence ATGCTCGAACTGCGAGGCGCGCCTGCCCTTTCCGCCTTCCGTCACTCCCGTCTACTAGCTACGTTACGTGAGCTGGTGCCGGAAGTGGAATCTCTTCATGCCGAGTACCTGCATCTGGCCGAGGTCGATGGTGAGCTGAGCAGCACCGATCGGATAACGCTGGAGCGCCTGCTTGACTACGGCCCCAGTCGTGACGAGAGCTCAGCCGAAGGCCATCTCTTTCTCGTCATTCCTCGTCTCGGCACGCTGTCACCGTGGTCTTCCAAGGCGACAGACATCGCCGCCAATTGCGGTCTCCCGCAGGTACGCCGTCTTGAGCGTGGCATTGCCTACCGCATCAAGCTCGCGTCTCCGCTCAGCGAAGAGCTGTTCGCGTTACTTGCCTCGCAGCTACATGATCGCATGACCGAGACCGTGCTCACGCGGACTCAGGATGCGGCGCGCCTCTTCCAGCATCAGCCACCTGGCAAGCTTGCTCACGTCGATATTCTCGGGGGTGGACGCGATGCACTGTCCAAGGCCAATGGTGTTCTGGGCCTGGCATTGGCAGAAGATGAGATCGATTATCTGGTCGAAGCGTTCAAGAATCTGGGACGCAATCCGGCCGATATCGAGCTGATGATGTTTGCTCAGGCCAATTCCGAGCATTGTCGTCACAAGATCTTCAATGCCGACTGGACCATCGACGGCGAAGCGCAGACGCATTCACTGTTCAAGATGATCAAGAACACTTATCAGCATCACCCGGATGGCGTGCTTTCGGCCTATAGCGACAACGCGGCGGTCATGTCTGGTCTGACAGCTGGGCGTTACTTCCCGGTCGGTGAAGAACACGTCTACACCTATCACCAGGAACCGATCAACATCCTGATGAAGGTCGAGACGCACAACCACCCGACGGCCATTGCGCCGTATCCGGGTGCGGCGACCGGTGCCGGTGGTGAGATTCGTGATGAAGGTGCGACCGGCGTCGGTTCCAAGCCGAAAGCAGGCCTGACTGGTTTCAGCGTCTCCAATCTGCGCATTCCGGGCTTTGAACAGCCGTGGGAGCAGGATTACGGCAAGCCGGAGCGTATCAAGACGGCCTACGACATCATGCTTGAAGGACCGATCGGTGGTGCCGCCTTCAACAACGAATTTGGTCGTCCCAACCTCAATGGCTACTTCCGTACCTATGAGCAGGATGCCTTCGGCGCCGGTGGTATCGAGCGTCGCGGCTATCACAAGCCGATCATGCTCGCCGGCGGTTACGGCAATATTCGTAGCCAGCACGTCGAGAAGGGTGATATCCCGGTGGGCGCCAAGCTGATCGTGATGGGTGGCCCGGCGATGCTGATCGGCCTCGGGGGCGGTGCCGCTTCCTCCATGGCTTCCGGCAGCTCCAGCGAAGATCTCGATTTTGCCTCCGTGCAGCGTGATAACGCTGAAATGGAGCGTCGCGTGCAGGAAGTCATCGACCGCTGCTGGGCGTTGGACGACAACAACCCGATCTGCTTCATCCACGATGTGGGCGCGGGCGGTCTCTCCAACGCGCTGCCGGAGCTGGTCAAGGACGGTGGACGTGGCGGTCTGTTCGATCTGCGTGCCGTGCCGAGTGCTGAATCCAGCATGAGTCCGCTGGAAATCTGGTGCAACGAGTCTCAGGAACGTTACGTATTGGCGGTGGCGCCGGAAAATCTCGCCACCTTCGAAGCGCTGTGCGAGCGTGAGCGCTGCCTGTATGCCGTCGTCGGTGAGGCGCTGGAAGAACACGAGCTGATCGTCGAGGATGGCCACTTCAATACGCGTCCGGTCGATTTGCCGATGGACGTGTTGTTCGGCAAGGCGCCCAAGATGTCACGCAGTTTCGAGCGCCAGTCGCTTGAACTGCCTGCACTGGGCCTGGATAACCTTGACCTGCGCGAAGCGATGACACGCGTGCTGCAGCTGCCGACCGTGGCCTCCAAGAAATTCCTGATCACCATCGGTGATCGCTCGATCACTGGCATGGTCGCCCGCGATCAGATGGTCGGTCCGTGGCAGGTGCCTGTCGCTGACTGCGCCGTGACCACCAGCTCGCTGGACAGTCACGTCGGTGAAGCCATGGCCATGGGCGAGCGCACACCTGTCGCGCTGATCTCTCCAGCCGCCTCTGCGCGCCTGGCGGTGGCCGAGGTGATCACCAATCTCGCCGCCGCGCCGATCGCCAAGCTATCTGACGTCAAGCTCTCGGCCAACTGGATGAGCGCCGCTGATCACGTCGGTGAGAATCAGGCGTTGTTTGATGCCGTGCATGCCGTGGGCATGGAGCTATGTCCGGCGCTGGATCTGACCATTCCGGTTGGCAAGGACTCCATGTCCATGCGCACCGCCTGGCAGGATGAGAACGGTGAAGACAAGTCCATCACCTCACCGCTGTCGTTGGTGATGACGGGCTTCGCACCCGTCACCGATGCCATGCGTACCCTGACACCACAACTGCGTCGCACGCTGAACGGCGAAGCGCTCGAGACGGATCTGATCCTGATCGATCTTGGCCATGGTGCCCACCGTCTCGGTGGCTCGGCATTGGCACAGGTCTATGGTCAGGTGGGTAACGAAGCTCCTGATCTGGCGCGTCCGGAAGACCTCAGGACCTTCTTCGATGCCATTCAGCGCTTCAATGCCGAAGGCAAGTTGCTGGCCTATCACGATCGCAGTGATGGCGGACTGCTGACCACCCTGATGGAAATGTCCTTCGCGGGTCGTGTCGGTCTCGACATCAACCTCGATTGGACCGCTGCAGCGCCGGGCCAGGCCACGGGCGCGCTGTTTGCTGAAGAGTTGGGCGCCGTGGTTCAGGTGCGTCGTGAGCACACTGAAGACATTCTTGCCGAGCTCAAGGCTGCCGGTCTCGCGCACAGTGGCGTGATCGCCACGCCGCGTGGCGATGAGCAGATCAACATCACGCTGCTGGGCCAGTGCCTGCTCTCCACCACTCGCGCCAGTGCTGAGCGTCTGTGGGCCGAGACCAGCTATCACATGCAATCTGCGCGTGATAATGCTGACTGCGCCAAGAGTGAATTCGAGTCCATTAATGATGTGCGTGATCCGGGTCTGTCGGCTCAGGTCACCTTCGACATCAACGACGACATCACCGCGCCGTATCTGAACATTGGTGCTCGGCCACGCATGGCAATACTGCGTGAGCAGGGCGTCAATGGTCAGCTTGAGATGGCAGCGGCATTTGATCGCGCCGGCTTCGAGTCCATCGATGTCCACATGAGCGACATTCTCGCCGGTCGTGTGGACCTTGAGACCATGCGTGGTCTGGTGGCCTGTGGTGGCTTCTCCTACGGTGACGTACTGGGTGCTGGCGGTGGCTGGGCCAAGTCGGTGCTGTTCAATGCTCGTGCCCGCGAGCAGTTCGAGCGCTTCTTCACGCGTGACGACAGCTTTGCGCTGGGTGTCTGCAATGGTTGCCAGATGCTCTCCCAGCTCAAGGAACTGATTCCAGGCGCTGAGGCATGGCCGCGTTTCGTACGCAACGAGTCCGAGCAGTTCGAGGCACGTGTGGCGATGGTTGAAGTCGAGAAAAGCGCTTCGCTGTTCCTCGATGGCATGGAAGGGTCGCGTCTGCCGGTCGCCATTGCTCATGGTGAAGGGCGTGCCGAATTCCGCGACAGTGCTCACCTGCGCAAGATGCAGGGCAGCGGTCAGGTCGCGCTGCGTTACGTGGATAACTACGGGCAGACGACAGCTCGCTATCCGGCCAACCCGAACGGCTCGCCGTCCGGTATCACCGGCCTCACCACCAACGACGGGCGTGTCACCATCATGATGCCGCACCCGGAGCGCGTGGCGCGTGCCGTGACCAACTCCTGGCGTCCTGATGACTGGACGCAGGATGGCGCCTGGCTGCGCATGTTCCGCAATGCACGTCGCTGGGTTGATTGA
- the mltF gene encoding membrane-bound lytic murein transglycosylase MltF has translation MLKTSFSSLITLVRQLSRHARRLTLVTVAVLILLMPERTLIDQPTTLDEVRARDFLQVVTRNTPTTYYRGRQGPTGFEYELARDFADYLGVSLSMDAEHNIQSLTQSVRDDQADFAAATLPLDLSEQDLRFSRPILELQAMVVYRRGMTPPKQLKDLIGKRIGAIKGAGTSLILRELQQKIPELSWQETSELEVADLLQRIEDGSLDAAVVYAHQFKLNRLFFPNVENGFSLGDPLTLAWAFPAHGDISLLTAANDFLETRSQDGTLDQLVERYFGHDDYLEYVGARTFIRQARDRLPRYIDTFKQAARDTGIDWKLLAALGYQESHWQPRATSPTGVRGLMMLTNITAREMNVANRLDPVQSIDGGSRYLVSIKSRLPDAIKEPDRTWMTMAAYNVGLGHLYDARRIVKMKGGDQNRWKDVREALPLLQNREWYQKVRYGYARGGEPVIYVRNIRRYYEILNYVYRSQQQFYQLDERQSTDNEGSDNPFDTVPPIL, from the coding sequence ATGCTCAAGACCTCGTTCTCCTCCCTGATAACGCTTGTGCGCCAACTATCGCGCCATGCACGCCGGCTCACCCTCGTCACGGTAGCAGTGCTGATCCTGCTCATGCCTGAACGCACTCTGATCGACCAGCCCACCACGCTCGATGAAGTCCGCGCGCGCGACTTCTTGCAGGTAGTCACCCGAAATACACCAACAACTTATTACCGAGGCCGCCAAGGCCCTACTGGTTTTGAATACGAGCTGGCTCGCGATTTCGCCGATTATCTCGGCGTCAGCCTGTCGATGGACGCAGAACACAATATTCAGAGCCTGACACAGAGTGTCCGTGACGACCAAGCTGACTTCGCTGCCGCCACGTTACCGCTGGATCTCTCCGAGCAAGATCTACGCTTCTCACGTCCCATTCTCGAATTACAGGCGATGGTGGTCTATCGTCGCGGAATGACGCCCCCCAAACAGCTGAAAGACCTGATAGGCAAGCGCATAGGTGCGATCAAAGGTGCAGGTACCAGCTTGATTCTGCGCGAGCTACAACAGAAAATCCCCGAACTCAGCTGGCAAGAAACCAGTGAACTGGAAGTGGCTGATCTCCTGCAACGCATTGAGGATGGCAGCCTTGATGCCGCCGTCGTCTATGCGCATCAATTCAAACTTAACCGCTTGTTCTTCCCGAATGTGGAGAATGGCTTCAGCCTGGGCGACCCATTAACACTCGCATGGGCCTTCCCTGCTCATGGCGATATTTCATTGCTGACGGCGGCCAATGATTTTCTCGAAACACGCAGCCAAGACGGCACGCTTGATCAGTTGGTAGAGCGGTACTTTGGTCACGATGATTATCTAGAGTATGTGGGGGCACGCACTTTCATTCGGCAGGCTCGCGATCGCTTGCCTCGCTATATCGACACCTTCAAACAGGCGGCACGAGATACCGGCATCGACTGGAAGCTGCTCGCTGCGCTGGGGTATCAGGAATCTCATTGGCAGCCCCGCGCCACCTCTCCTACTGGAGTACGAGGCCTGATGATGCTGACGAATATCACCGCTCGTGAAATGAATGTGGCCAACCGTTTGGACCCCGTTCAGAGCATCGACGGTGGATCGCGCTATCTTGTGAGTATCAAAAGTCGGCTACCCGATGCGATAAAGGAGCCAGATCGCACCTGGATGACGATGGCAGCTTATAATGTCGGCCTAGGGCACCTGTATGACGCAAGGCGTATCGTGAAGATGAAGGGCGGTGATCAGAATCGCTGGAAGGACGTACGCGAAGCCTTGCCACTGCTTCAGAATCGCGAGTGGTATCAAAAGGTTCGCTATGGGTATGCTCGTGGGGGAGAGCCTGTCATCTATGTCCGCAACATCCGTAGATATTATGAAATATTGAATTATGTTTACCGTAGTCAGCAGCAATTTTACCAACTGGATGAGCGACAAAGCACAGATAATGAAGGGAGCGATAATCCCTTCGACACAGTCCCCCCGATTCTCTGA
- a CDS encoding GGDEF domain-containing protein: MTRRFILMLLSLLALGIVLLGLWPHAGHEANALLLMMLTLQAAGQTAWHWRSLFLSQLFLGVSLFINLLLVCTFLLPESWVGVDHWSALLDALPGDWHIANIRPPILILLASFGLTSSLLLRLRLGLGSSIQLAQVSLLLIFSITADTTLSVASMPLAGTERITLLSFLGLLLLAQWIDLLPALTQMWRRNVLPLIISTTLTFICLLAWQQQSQDENNRINQATYVLGDKIATQLSREINDQLNAMRRFAGFWSLMGQTPIRGEWQRLARSYYKDFDYFQNIAFIDPDSVVTRVFPDKAGNHDTLGVRLFDVQPDTPLRNPLELGIEGHTGIIDLLQGGKGMVSYLPVRNPRDGSILGAIAMVVNLAPLLDKALNSARDESFAITLSERGNIYIHVGPESRLAPWGHRIPIELPATDLTLGLQPTQHFLAASRGRLPEATLLTGILLAYLLFLVIYMYRRVSQEHGIVKNANDALKEEMVRRERLQKEVQWLARHDELTQLPNRRYFLEQVQSFSGKMPLTVMILDIDFFKSINDKLGHLEGDRYLQKIAAVSRAPVEAAGGILARFGGEEFVVCIPECPRAVGRTLAEELRRAVQGAGLPQPATDSVVTVSVGMACVARAPLRLEALLQAADEALYRAKSGGRNQVQVAA, translated from the coding sequence ATGACACGTAGATTCATCTTGATGTTACTCAGCCTGCTCGCCCTTGGCATCGTATTGTTGGGCTTATGGCCTCATGCAGGCCATGAGGCCAACGCGCTGCTATTGATGATGCTGACACTTCAGGCGGCTGGGCAAACTGCATGGCACTGGCGTAGCTTGTTCCTGAGTCAGTTATTCCTCGGTGTATCGCTCTTCATCAACCTGTTGCTCGTCTGCACTTTCCTGCTACCAGAAAGCTGGGTTGGTGTAGATCACTGGAGTGCACTACTTGATGCATTACCTGGTGATTGGCACATTGCCAACATTCGCCCACCCATTCTGATTCTACTGGCAAGCTTTGGTCTCACTAGCTCGCTGTTACTGCGCCTGCGCCTGGGTCTGGGGTCCTCCATTCAATTGGCCCAGGTATCACTACTCCTGATATTTTCGATTACTGCTGATACGACTCTGTCAGTGGCCAGCATGCCCCTCGCCGGGACTGAGCGAATCACACTCCTTTCCTTCTTGGGCTTATTACTACTCGCCCAGTGGATCGATTTACTCCCTGCATTGACACAGATGTGGCGACGTAACGTCCTGCCTCTGATCATTTCCACCACGCTTACCTTTATCTGCTTGCTGGCTTGGCAACAGCAGAGTCAGGATGAGAACAATCGTATCAATCAAGCGACCTATGTATTGGGCGACAAGATTGCAACTCAGCTGTCACGTGAGATCAATGATCAGCTTAATGCCATGCGTCGCTTTGCGGGCTTCTGGAGTCTGATGGGGCAAACCCCTATCAGAGGGGAGTGGCAGCGTTTGGCGAGAAGTTATTACAAGGATTTCGACTATTTCCAGAATATTGCCTTTATCGATCCCGATAGCGTGGTAACACGCGTCTTCCCTGATAAGGCCGGAAATCATGATACGCTCGGAGTTCGCCTTTTTGATGTGCAGCCAGATACTCCACTGCGTAATCCGCTAGAACTAGGTATCGAGGGGCATACCGGCATTATTGATCTACTGCAGGGAGGCAAGGGCATGGTCTCTTATCTTCCGGTACGCAACCCTCGTGATGGCAGCATACTCGGTGCCATTGCCATGGTGGTTAACCTGGCACCGCTACTCGACAAGGCGCTGAACTCAGCGCGCGATGAATCATTTGCAATCACCTTGTCCGAGCGCGGCAATATCTATATCCACGTCGGCCCCGAGAGCCGTCTGGCACCTTGGGGACACAGAATCCCCATTGAACTACCGGCGACAGACTTGACACTCGGCCTACAGCCAACACAGCACTTCCTTGCGGCCAGTCGCGGAAGGCTTCCAGAAGCGACGCTGTTGACTGGCATCTTATTGGCCTACCTGCTCTTCCTCGTCATCTATATGTACCGTCGCGTCTCTCAGGAACATGGCATCGTCAAGAACGCCAATGATGCGCTCAAGGAAGAGATGGTGCGCAGGGAGCGCTTGCAGAAGGAGGTCCAGTGGTTGGCCCGCCACGATGAACTTACCCAGCTCCCTAATCGCCGTTATTTCCTGGAGCAAGTGCAAAGCTTCAGTGGCAAGATGCCGCTCACGGTGATGATTCTGGATATCGATTTCTTCAAATCGATCAACGACAAGCTGGGGCATCTCGAAGGCGACCGTTATCTACAGAAAATTGCGGCAGTGTCACGTGCACCGGTCGAAGCGGCTGGTGGTATTCTGGCACGCTTCGGTGGCGAGGAATTCGTGGTGTGCATACCAGAGTGTCCTCGCGCAGTCGGGCGGACACTTGCAGAAGAATTGAGACGCGCCGTGCAAGGTGCTGGCTTACCTCAACCTGCTACTGACAGCGTGGTGACAGTGTCTGTTGGCATGGCGTGCGTAGCGCGTGCGCCTTTGAGACTTGAAGCACTCTTGCAGGCGGCAGATGAAGCTCTCTACCGCGCCAAGTCCGGCGGTCGCAATCAGGTACAGGTCGCGGCCTGA
- the tadA gene encoding tRNA adenosine(34) deaminase TadA: MDVPRNDHYYMHRALDQARLAYDAGEVPVGAVIVDAQGEIIGVGFNAPVGTPDPTAHAEVQALRAAAVHVGNYRLDGCTLYVTLEPCMMCSGALIHARLMRVVYGAAEPKTGMVESKANLFSQPWHNHQVRVEGGVLAAQSRRLLKQFFTERRSTAPE, translated from the coding sequence ATGGATGTCCCTCGCAATGACCACTATTACATGCACCGTGCTTTGGACCAGGCGCGTCTGGCCTATGACGCGGGAGAAGTTCCCGTCGGAGCCGTCATCGTTGATGCACAAGGTGAGATCATTGGCGTTGGCTTCAATGCTCCAGTGGGAACACCGGACCCTACTGCACATGCCGAGGTGCAGGCCTTGCGTGCAGCAGCTGTCCATGTGGGTAACTATCGACTAGATGGCTGCACACTGTATGTGACGCTAGAGCCCTGCATGATGTGTAGTGGGGCTTTGATCCATGCTCGGCTGATGCGAGTGGTCTATGGTGCTGCGGAACCGAAGACAGGGATGGTCGAGTCAAAAGCCAATCTGTTCTCACAGCCTTGGCACAATCACCAGGTGCGTGTGGAGGGGGGCGTACTCGCGGCCCAATCCAGACGGCTCCTCAAGCAGTTCTTTACTGAGCGTCGTAGCACTGCGCCAGAATGA